Proteins co-encoded in one Prevotella sp. E13-27 genomic window:
- the rpsC gene encoding 30S ribosomal protein S3: MGQKVNPISNRLGIVRGWDSNWFGGKDFGDNLVEDQKIRKYLNERLAKASVSKIVIERTLKLVTITICTARPGIVIGKGGQDVDNLKDELKKLFDKEIQINIFEVKRPELDATIVATNIARQIEGKIAYRRAIKQAVANTMRAGAEGIKVQISGRLNGAEIARSEMIKEGRTPLHTFRADIDFCQAEALTKVGLLGIKVWICRGEVYGKVDLAPNFSQEKQSGRANGGNRDGRKFRNKKK; this comes from the coding sequence ATGGGACAGAAAGTAAATCCAATTAGCAACCGTCTGGGTATCGTTAGAGGTTGGGATTCAAATTGGTTCGGAGGCAAAGACTTCGGAGATAACCTGGTAGAGGATCAGAAGATCCGCAAGTATCTCAATGAGCGTCTGGCAAAGGCCAGCGTTTCGAAGATTGTCATCGAGCGCACATTGAAACTGGTGACCATCACTATTTGCACTGCTCGTCCAGGTATCGTCATCGGTAAGGGTGGACAGGATGTTGACAACTTGAAGGATGAGCTGAAGAAGCTCTTCGACAAGGAGATTCAGATCAACATTTTTGAGGTGAAGCGTCCAGAGCTCGACGCAACAATCGTTGCAACAAACATCGCTCGCCAGATTGAAGGCAAGATTGCTTATCGTCGTGCTATTAAGCAGGCTGTGGCAAACACAATGCGCGCCGGAGCCGAAGGTATTAAGGTTCAGATTTCGGGACGCCTGAATGGTGCCGAGATTGCCCGCAGTGAGATGATCAAGGAGGGACGTACTCCTCTGCACACTTTCCGTGCTGACATCGACTTCTGCCAGGCTGAGGCTCTCACAAAGGTTGGTCTGCTCGGTATTAAGGTTTGGATCTGCCGTGGTGAAGTCTATGGCAAGGTTGACCTCGCACCAAACTTCTCACAGGAGAAGCAGAGTGGCCGCGCTAACGGTGGTAACAGAGATGGCCGCAAGTTCCGTAATAAGAAGAAGTAA
- the rpsH gene encoding 30S ribosomal protein S8, with protein sequence MTDPIADFLTRLRNAIMAHHRVVEVPASNLKKEITKILFEKGYILNYKFIEDGPQGTIKVALKYDPATKENAIKCLKRVSTPGLRKYTGYKDMPRVINGLGIAILSTSKGVMTDKEAADLKIGGEVLCYVY encoded by the coding sequence ATGACAGATCCAATAGCAGATTTTCTGACGAGGTTGAGAAACGCAATCATGGCTCATCACCGTGTTGTAGAAGTTCCAGCTTCAAACTTGAAGAAGGAAATCACAAAAATCCTCTTCGAGAAAGGTTACATCCTGAACTACAAGTTCATCGAGGATGGCCCACAGGGAACAATCAAGGTTGCCTTGAAGTATGATCCCGCAACAAAAGAGAACGCAATCAAGTGTCTCAAGAGAGTGTCAACACCAGGTCTTCGTAAGTACACTGGTTATAAGGACATGCCGAGAGTAATTAACGGACTGGGTATCGCAATCTTATCTACGTCTAAAGGTGTAATGACAGACAAAGAGGCTGCTGACCTGAAGATTGGCGGTGAGGTTCTTTGCTACGTTTATTAA
- the rplV gene encoding 50S ribosomal protein L22, whose amino-acid sequence MGARKHIKAEERKAALKTQYFAKLKGCPSSPRKMRYVVDMIRGMEVNRALGVLRFSKKAAAADVEKLLRSAIANWEAKNERKAEAGELFVTRVFVDEGVTMKRMRPAPQGRGYRIRKRSNHVTLFVDAKTNDVKE is encoded by the coding sequence ATGGGAGCAAGAAAACATATTAAGGCTGAAGAGAGAAAAGCAGCTCTTAAGACACAGTATTTTGCAAAGCTGAAAGGCTGTCCTTCTTCTCCGCGCAAGATGCGCTATGTCGTTGACATGATTCGCGGCATGGAAGTAAACCGCGCTCTTGGCGTCTTGAGATTCTCAAAGAAGGCTGCTGCTGCCGACGTGGAGAAGCTTCTCCGTTCGGCTATCGCTAACTGGGAGGCTAAGAACGAGCGCAAGGCTGAGGCCGGCGAACTGTTCGTGACTCGCGTCTTCGTTGACGAGGGCGTTACTATGAAGAGAATGAGACCTGCACCTCAGGGTCGCGGATATCGCATCCGCAAGCGTTCTAACCACGTTACCCTGTTTGTTGACGCTAAAACTAACGACGTAAAAGAATAA
- the rplD gene encoding 50S ribosomal protein L4, whose protein sequence is MEVSVLNINGQETGRKVTLNEAIFGVEPNDHVIYLDVKQYLANQRQGNAKSKERSEHAGSTRKLGRQKGGGGARHGDINSPLLRGGGRVFGPVPRDYDFKLNKKVKQLARRSALSYKAQDNAILVVEDFDFEAPKTKEFVNIIKNLKGEEKKMVFVLPEANKNVYLSARNLNAPKQIAVGELKEGQKHRSRKAVSAEVIPAASINTYKIMNADLLVITEKSLATIDGILNK, encoded by the coding sequence ATGGAAGTAAGTGTATTGAATATCAACGGTCAGGAGACCGGAAGAAAGGTAACTCTGAATGAGGCTATCTTTGGTGTTGAGCCCAATGATCACGTAATCTATCTCGACGTAAAGCAGTATCTTGCTAATCAGCGTCAGGGTAACGCAAAGTCAAAGGAGCGCAGCGAACACGCTGGTTCTACACGTAAGCTTGGTCGCCAGAAGGGCGGCGGTGGCGCACGTCATGGTGATATCAACTCACCTCTGCTTCGTGGTGGTGGTCGCGTATTCGGTCCAGTACCTCGTGACTATGACTTCAAGCTCAATAAGAAGGTGAAGCAGCTCGCTCGTCGTTCGGCTCTCTCTTACAAGGCTCAGGATAATGCAATTCTCGTTGTTGAGGACTTCGATTTCGAGGCACCAAAGACAAAGGAGTTTGTAAACATTATCAAGAACCTGAAGGGTGAGGAGAAGAAGATGGTGTTCGTTTTGCCAGAAGCAAATAAGAACGTTTATTTGTCAGCTCGCAACCTGAATGCACCAAAGCAGATCGCTGTAGGTGAACTGAAGGAGGGACAGAAGCATCGTTCAAGAAAGGCTGTTAGCGCAGAGGTTATTCCTGCTGCAAGCATCAACACCTACAAGATTATGAACGCTGATCTGCTCGTTATTACAGAAAAGTCGCTGGCTACCATCGACGGAATCTTAAACAAGTAA
- the rplN gene encoding 50S ribosomal protein L14, whose protein sequence is MIQTESRLTVADNSGAREALCIRVLGGTRRRYASVGDVIVVAIKNAIPTSDVKKGAVSKALIVRTKKEIRRPDGSYIRFDDNACVLLNNAGELRGSRIFGPVARELRAVNMKVVSLAPEVL, encoded by the coding sequence ATGATACAGACAGAATCAAGACTTACAGTAGCTGATAACAGCGGCGCACGCGAGGCTCTCTGCATCCGTGTACTGGGTGGTACCCGCCGCCGTTATGCAAGCGTAGGCGATGTGATCGTTGTCGCTATCAAGAACGCAATCCCTACTAGTGACGTGAAGAAGGGTGCTGTTTCAAAGGCTCTGATTGTCCGCACGAAGAAAGAGATTCGTCGTCCAGACGGATCATACATCCGCTTCGACGACAATGCTTGCGTACTTCTGAATAACGCTGGTGAGCTCCGCGGCAGCCGTATCTTCGGTCCTGTTGCACGTGAGCTGCGTGCCGTTAACATGAAGGTCGTTTCTTTGGCACCTGAGGTTCTTTAA
- the rpmC gene encoding 50S ribosomal protein L29 — protein sequence MKIKELKELETKELVERIETEVAKYNQMKLNHSITPLENPSLIKAARRDIARMKTELRQRELNK from the coding sequence ATGAAGATCAAGGAATTGAAAGAGCTCGAGACCAAGGAATTGGTAGAGCGTATTGAGACAGAGGTTGCTAAGTACAACCAGATGAAGCTGAACCACAGCATCACTCCCCTGGAGAACCCATCACTGATTAAGGCTGCTCGTCGTGATATCGCACGTATGAAGACGGAACTCCGCCAGAGAGAACTTAACAAATAA
- the rplE gene encoding 50S ribosomal protein L5 encodes MNTAQLKNVYAEQIAPALMKQFNYSSAMEIPVLKKIVVNQGLGDATQDKKLIEVAINEISAICGQKAVATYSKKDIANFKLRKKMPIGVMVTLRRERMYEFLEKLVRIALPRIRDFKGIESKFDGRGNYTLGVQEQIIFPEINIDSVDRIQGMNITFVTTAKTDEEGFALLKAFGLPFKNAKND; translated from the coding sequence ATGAATACAGCACAACTTAAGAATGTTTATGCTGAGCAGATCGCTCCAGCATTGATGAAGCAGTTCAACTATAGTTCTGCTATGGAGATTCCTGTCCTGAAGAAGATCGTGGTTAACCAGGGTCTCGGCGATGCAACACAGGATAAGAAGCTCATTGAGGTTGCCATCAACGAAATCTCTGCCATCTGTGGTCAGAAGGCTGTGGCTACCTATTCAAAGAAGGATATCGCTAACTTCAAGCTCCGTAAGAAGATGCCTATCGGCGTTATGGTAACACTCCGCCGTGAGCGCATGTATGAGTTCTTGGAGAAGCTCGTCCGCATAGCTCTGCCTCGTATCCGTGACTTCAAGGGTATTGAGAGCAAGTTTGATGGTCGTGGCAACTACACACTTGGTGTGCAGGAGCAGATCATCTTCCCTGAGATCAATATCGATTCTGTTGACCGCATTCAGGGTATGAACATCACCTTCGTTACAACGGCTAAGACCGACGAGGAAGGTTTTGCTCTGCTGAAGGCTTTCGGTCTTCCATTCAAGAACGCTAAAAACGATTAA
- the rpsN gene encoding 30S ribosomal protein S14 → MAKESMKAREVKRAKLVARYAEKRAALKKIIATADVNTEEGAIAAYEAARKLQAIPKNANPIRLHNRCKVTGRPKGYIRQFGISRIQFREMASAGLIPGVKKASW, encoded by the coding sequence ATGGCAAAGGAATCAATGAAGGCCCGCGAGGTAAAGCGCGCCAAGCTTGTAGCTCGTTATGCTGAGAAGCGTGCAGCTCTGAAGAAGATTATCGCTACTGCCGATGTTAACACAGAGGAAGGCGCTATTGCTGCTTATGAGGCTGCTCGCAAGTTGCAGGCTATCCCCAAGAACGCAAACCCAATCCGTCTGCACAACCGTTGCAAGGTGACAGGTCGTCCAAAGGGTTACATCCGCCAGTTCGGTATTTCTCGTATCCAGTTCCGTGAGATGGCATCTGCCGGTCTCATCCCTGGTGTTAAGAAGGCAAGCTGGTAA
- the rplC gene encoding 50S ribosomal protein L3: MPGLLGKKIGMTSVFSADGKNVPCTVIECGPCVVTQVKTVEKDGYKAVQLGFGEAKEVRTTKPMMGVFKKAGTTPKAHLAEFKFDEDYNLGDTLTVELFADAEFVDVVGTSKGKGFQGVVKRHGFGGVGQSTHGQDDRLRKPGSIGACSYPAKVFKGMRMGGHMGGDRVTTQNLKVLKVIPEHNLLLVKGSVAGCNGSTLLIQM, translated from the coding sequence ATGCCAGGATTATTAGGAAAAAAAATCGGAATGACTTCCGTTTTCAGTGCCGACGGTAAGAATGTACCGTGCACTGTTATCGAATGTGGTCCTTGCGTTGTGACCCAGGTCAAGACAGTTGAGAAGGATGGCTACAAGGCTGTTCAGCTCGGTTTTGGCGAGGCTAAAGAAGTACGCACAACAAAACCAATGATGGGCGTGTTCAAGAAGGCAGGCACAACTCCAAAGGCGCACTTGGCCGAGTTCAAGTTTGATGAGGACTACAACCTTGGTGACACACTCACCGTAGAGCTTTTCGCTGACGCAGAGTTCGTAGACGTTGTAGGCACATCGAAAGGTAAAGGATTCCAGGGCGTTGTGAAGCGTCATGGTTTTGGTGGTGTAGGTCAGAGCACACACGGTCAGGACGACCGTCTGCGTAAGCCAGGTTCTATCGGTGCTTGTTCTTACCCCGCTAAGGTGTTCAAGGGAATGCGCATGGGTGGCCACATGGGTGGTGACCGCGTAACAACGCAGAACCTGAAGGTGTTAAAGGTAATTCCTGAGCACAACCTTCTTCTCGTGAAGGGTAGTGTTGCAGGATGTAATGGTTCAACCCTCTTAATTCAGATGTAA
- the rplW gene encoding 50S ribosomal protein L23 — MAFIIKPLVTEKMTKITEKTSAPKKLRARSKKTIEKNNAVEEKLSYVVKHKNKADETKEKTIYTYEKPARPQYAFIVKPEANKVEIQKEVEALYNVTVLSVNTMRYAGKRSQRYTKAGLVRGQKNAFKKAIVTLKDGDEIDFYSNID; from the coding sequence ATGGCATTTATCATAAAACCCCTGGTCACTGAGAAGATGACCAAGATTACAGAAAAGACTTCTGCTCCTAAGAAGCTCCGTGCTCGTAGCAAGAAGACTATTGAGAAGAATAATGCTGTAGAGGAGAAACTGTCCTATGTCGTAAAGCACAAGAATAAGGCTGACGAGACAAAGGAGAAGACTATCTACACTTATGAGAAGCCTGCTCGTCCCCAGTACGCTTTCATCGTAAAGCCCGAGGCTAACAAGGTTGAGATTCAGAAGGAAGTCGAGGCTCTTTACAATGTTACGGTTCTTAGCGTTAACACAATGCGCTATGCTGGAAAGCGTAGCCAGCGTTATACAAAGGCTGGACTCGTGAGAGGTCAGAAGAACGCTTTCAAGAAGGCAATCGTAACTCTGAAAGATGGCGACGAAATTGATTTTTACAGCAATATCGATTAA
- the rplB gene encoding 50S ribosomal protein L2, protein MAVRKLKPVTPGQRHKVIGTFEDITASVPEKSLVYGKRSTGGRNNTGKMTVRYMGGGHKKKYRLIDFKREKDDIPAVVKTIEYDPNRSARIALLYYADGEKRYIIAPNGLQVGMTLMSGVNAAPEIGNALPLANIPVGTVIHNIELRPGQGALLVRSAGNFAQLTSREGDYCVIKLPSGETRKVLSACKATVGAVGNSDHALEHSGKAGRSRWLGRRPHNRGVVMNPHDHPMGGGEGRQSGGHPRSRKGLYAKGLKTRAPKKLSNKYIIERANKK, encoded by the coding sequence ATGGCAGTACGTAAATTAAAGCCCGTTACACCGGGTCAAAGACACAAGGTTATTGGCACGTTCGAGGATATTACTGCATCCGTGCCAGAGAAGTCTCTCGTTTACGGTAAACGTTCTACCGGTGGTCGAAACAACACTGGTAAGATGACTGTTCGCTACATGGGCGGCGGTCACAAGAAGAAGTATCGTCTGATCGACTTCAAGCGAGAGAAGGATGACATTCCTGCTGTAGTGAAGACAATCGAGTACGATCCAAACCGTTCGGCTCGCATCGCACTTCTCTACTATGCAGATGGTGAAAAACGCTACATTATTGCTCCTAATGGACTGCAGGTTGGCATGACTCTGATGTCTGGAGTGAATGCTGCGCCAGAGATTGGTAACGCACTCCCTCTCGCCAACATCCCAGTAGGTACGGTGATTCACAACATTGAGCTCCGTCCAGGTCAGGGTGCACTGCTCGTTCGTTCGGCTGGTAATTTTGCTCAGTTGACTTCTCGTGAAGGAGACTACTGCGTGATTAAGCTCCCCTCAGGAGAAACTCGCAAGGTGCTCTCTGCTTGTAAGGCTACCGTTGGTGCCGTGGGTAACTCTGACCACGCTCTGGAGCATTCTGGTAAGGCTGGTCGCTCACGCTGGTTGGGACGTCGTCCTCACAACCGCGGTGTTGTTATGAACCCACATGATCACCCAATGGGTGGTGGTGAAGGCCGTCAGTCTGGTGGACACCCACGTTCACGTAAGGGTCTGTACGCTAAGGGTCTGAAGACACGCGCACCAAAGAAGCTTTCAAACAAGTACATTATTGAAAGAGCTAACAAGAAGTAA
- the rpsQ gene encoding 30S ribosomal protein S17: MVQMETRNLRKTRQGVVISNKMDKTIVIAAKFKEKHPIYGKFVQKTKKYHVHDEKNECNVGDTVLVMETRPLSKTKRWRLVQIVEKAK, translated from the coding sequence ATGGTCCAGATGGAAACAAGAAATTTAAGAAAGACAAGACAGGGTGTCGTAATCAGCAACAAAATGGATAAAACCATTGTTATTGCAGCAAAGTTCAAGGAGAAGCACCCTATTTATGGTAAGTTCGTTCAGAAGACGAAGAAATACCATGTTCATGATGAGAAGAACGAGTGCAATGTAGGTGATACAGTACTCGTTATGGAAACCCGCCCTCTGTCAAAGACAAAGCGCTGGAGATTAGTACAAATCGTTGAAAAAGCTAAGTAA
- the rpsS gene encoding 30S ribosomal protein S19, protein MSRSLKKGPYINVSLENKILAMNESGKKTVVKTWARASMISPDFVGHTVAVHNGNKFIPVYVTENMVGHKLGEFAPTRRFGGHAGNKK, encoded by the coding sequence ATGAGTCGTTCATTAAAGAAAGGTCCATACATCAACGTATCTCTCGAGAACAAGATTCTCGCTATGAATGAGAGCGGTAAGAAAACAGTCGTTAAGACTTGGGCCAGAGCATCAATGATTTCCCCCGATTTCGTGGGACACACTGTTGCAGTTCATAACGGTAACAAATTTATCCCTGTTTACGTTACAGAAAACATGGTTGGTCACAAGCTCGGTGAGTTCGCACCCACACGTCGCTTCGGTGGTCACGCCGGTAACAAGAAGTAA
- the rplX gene encoding 50S ribosomal protein L24, whose product MSKLHIKKNDTVIVLAGEDKGKTGKVLKVLVKEQKAIVEGINFVNKSSKPSAKNPQGGFEKVEAPIHISNLSLIDPKSGKATRVSIKHEGKNVIRIAKKSGEEIK is encoded by the coding sequence ATGAGTAAGTTACATATTAAGAAAAATGATACCGTTATTGTTCTGGCCGGTGAGGACAAGGGCAAGACAGGTAAGGTGCTGAAGGTCTTGGTAAAGGAGCAGAAAGCTATTGTTGAAGGTATTAACTTCGTAAACAAGAGCTCTAAGCCCAGCGCTAAGAATCCTCAGGGTGGCTTCGAGAAGGTAGAGGCTCCCATACATATTTCTAATTTGAGTCTTATCGATCCGAAGAGCGGCAAGGCTACTCGCGTTTCAATCAAGCACGAGGGTAAGAACGTTATCCGTATCGCTAAAAAGTCAGGAGAGGAGATTAAGTAA
- the rplP gene encoding 50S ribosomal protein L16, with protein MLQPKRVRYRRPQDGRGNKGNAHRGTTLAFGSFGIKTLDAKWIDSRQIEAARVAINRYMNREGQVWIRIFPDKPITRKPADVRMGKGKGDPAGWVAPVTPGRILFEVEGVPFDVAKEALRLGAQKLPVKTKFVVRRDYDKNA; from the coding sequence ATGTTACAACCTAAGAGAGTAAGATATAGAAGACCTCAAGATGGACGCGGCAACAAAGGCAACGCCCACAGAGGTACGACGCTGGCATTCGGCTCTTTCGGCATTAAGACTCTTGATGCAAAGTGGATTGACAGCCGTCAGATTGAGGCAGCTCGTGTTGCCATCAACCGTTACATGAACCGTGAAGGTCAGGTTTGGATCCGCATCTTCCCAGATAAACCCATCACTCGTAAGCCTGCTGACGTACGTATGGGTAAAGGTAAGGGTGATCCCGCAGGATGGGTTGCACCTGTCACACCTGGTCGCATCCTCTTTGAAGTCGAGGGCGTTCCATTCGATGTAGCTAAGGAGGCTCTTCGCCTCGGCGCTCAGAAACTGCCCGTGAAGACTAAGTTTGTTGTAAGACGTGACTACGATAAAAACGCTTAA